A DNA window from Caulobacter mirabilis contains the following coding sequences:
- a CDS encoding YegJ family protein — translation MRRLVVTLTLAAALFGGAPAFAQQDQPDRSGDPIIYYDDGHAEMNAAIEAAQKSAPVFLRLLAADRTVAQTGAVKIGFPHKDGEEYMWLVALKRDGDKLTGRLDNRPEHDVGYAEGDIVAFDADQIVDWYYNRDGRMYGSYTTRVMLPRLAPADADQLRALLSDKPLEDGRP, via the coding sequence GTGAGGCGTCTCGTCGTCACCCTGACGTTGGCCGCCGCGCTGTTCGGCGGCGCGCCCGCCTTCGCCCAGCAGGACCAGCCGGACCGATCGGGCGACCCGATCATCTACTACGACGACGGCCACGCCGAGATGAACGCGGCGATCGAGGCGGCCCAGAAGAGTGCGCCCGTGTTCCTGCGCCTGCTCGCCGCCGACCGCACGGTGGCCCAGACGGGCGCCGTCAAAATCGGCTTCCCGCATAAGGACGGCGAGGAATACATGTGGCTGGTCGCCCTCAAGCGCGACGGCGACAAACTGACCGGGCGGCTGGACAACCGGCCCGAGCATGACGTCGGCTACGCCGAGGGTGACATCGTTGCGTTCGACGCCGACCAGATCGTCGACTGGTACTACAACCGCGACGGCCGAATGTACGGTTCCTACACCACCCGAGTGATGCTGCCCCGCCTGGCGCCCGCCGACGCGGACCAGTTGCGCGCCCTTCTCTCCGACAAACCGCTCGAAGACGGGCGCCCGTAA
- a CDS encoding glycine--tRNA ligase subunit alpha, which produces MSDDQKPRSFQALIMRLNQYWGEKGCAILQPHDVEVGAGTLHPATVLRALGPKPWNVAYVQPSRRPGDGRYGENPNRLQHYYQYQVILKPNPADMQDLYLGSLEAIGLDLRLHDIRFVEDDWENPTVGAWGLGWEVWCDGMEVSQYTYFQQVGGLDVDPVAGELTYGLERLAMYVFGVDNVYDLPFNDPDSPLGHLTYGDVFQENERQHSEANFHVYDVETLKRQFEDMETQVPRMLAASYQGNALVLPAYDMVLKASHLFNLMNARGAIAVAERASYIGRIRDLCKLCAQAWVDQQGRNAA; this is translated from the coding sequence ATGTCGGACGACCAAAAACCCCGGTCTTTTCAAGCCCTGATCATGCGGCTGAACCAGTATTGGGGCGAGAAGGGCTGCGCGATTCTCCAGCCGCACGACGTGGAGGTGGGGGCAGGGACCCTTCATCCGGCCACGGTGTTGCGCGCGTTGGGCCCCAAGCCGTGGAACGTGGCCTACGTCCAGCCCTCGCGGCGGCCGGGCGACGGCCGCTACGGCGAGAACCCCAACCGGCTGCAGCACTACTACCAGTACCAGGTCATCCTGAAGCCGAACCCGGCCGACATGCAGGACCTCTACCTGGGATCTCTTGAGGCGATCGGTCTCGATCTCCGCCTGCACGACATCCGCTTCGTCGAGGACGACTGGGAGAACCCGACCGTCGGGGCCTGGGGCCTGGGCTGGGAGGTCTGGTGCGACGGCATGGAGGTGTCGCAGTACACCTACTTCCAGCAGGTCGGCGGCCTGGACGTCGATCCGGTGGCCGGCGAGCTGACCTACGGCCTCGAGCGCCTGGCGATGTACGTGTTCGGCGTCGACAACGTCTACGACCTGCCGTTCAACGACCCGGACAGCCCGCTGGGCCACCTGACCTACGGCGACGTGTTCCAGGAGAACGAGCGCCAGCACTCGGAAGCCAACTTCCACGTCTATGACGTCGAGACGCTGAAGCGACAGTTCGAGGACATGGAGACCCAGGTCCCGCGCATGCTGGCGGCCAGCTACCAGGGCAACGCGCTGGTGCTGCCGGCCTACGACATGGTCCTGAAGGCCAGCCACCTGTTCAACCTGATGAACGCCCGCGGCGCGATCGCCGTGGCCGAGCGCGCCAGCTACATCGGCCGCATCCGCGACCTCTGCAAACTGTGCGCCCAGGCCTGGGTGGACCAGCAGGGAAGGAACGCGGCGTGA
- a CDS encoding fasciclin domain-containing protein, translated as MQAFRLAAAASVAALLAAPAFAQDAAAPTAPVAAPAVGLAVVTPNVVAKGDTIETLKAAGQFSTLLKALDATNLTGVVKAQKTLTVFAPTDAAFAALPAGELDKLQKDPAAMQQVLVYHLINAPIEKTKIAGAKGPVATVAGSGLVLDGSAEDGALKANDAHILVAEVKTTSGVVYVVDKVLTPEGAAAAMAVPAPEAPAEAAPAS; from the coding sequence ATGCAAGCTTTCCGTCTCGCCGCCGCTGCGTCCGTTGCAGCGCTTCTCGCGGCCCCCGCCTTCGCCCAGGACGCCGCGGCTCCGACGGCCCCGGTCGCCGCTCCGGCGGTCGGCCTCGCCGTGGTCACGCCGAACGTCGTGGCGAAGGGCGACACCATTGAGACCCTCAAGGCCGCCGGCCAGTTCAGCACGTTGCTGAAGGCCCTGGACGCCACCAACCTGACCGGCGTGGTCAAGGCGCAGAAGACCCTGACCGTCTTCGCCCCGACCGACGCGGCCTTCGCGGCCCTGCCGGCCGGCGAGCTGGACAAGCTCCAGAAGGACCCTGCCGCGATGCAGCAGGTGCTGGTCTACCACCTGATCAACGCCCCCATCGAAAAGACCAAGATCGCCGGCGCCAAGGGCCCGGTGGCCACGGTCGCCGGCTCGGGCCTGGTGCTCGATGGCAGCGCCGAGGACGGCGCGCTGAAGGCCAACGACGCCCATATCCTGGTCGCCGAGGTGAAGACCACCAGCGGCGTCGTCTATGTGGTCGACAAGGTGCTGACGCCGGAAGGCGCGGCCGCCGCCATGGCGGTCCCGGCGCCGGAAGCTCCGGCCGAGGCCGCCCCGGCCAGCTGA